From Paenibacillus sp. PK3_47, the proteins below share one genomic window:
- a CDS encoding antibiotic biosynthesis monooxygenase → MILEAAMLHIKPGLTAQFEESFRQASTLISSIDGYLGHELQHCLEDDHKYLLLVKWRSLEDHTVGFRESAQYQEWKALLHKYYSPFPVVEHFTSVSLG, encoded by the coding sequence ATGATTCTGGAAGCTGCGATGCTGCACATAAAACCGGGCCTTACCGCCCAGTTCGAGGAGAGCTTCAGGCAGGCCTCCACGCTGATTTCATCCATAGACGGTTATCTGGGGCATGAGCTTCAGCACTGCCTTGAGGATGACCACAAATACCTGCTGCTGGTGAAATGGCGCAGCCTGGAGGATCACACCGTAGGATTCAGGGAATCCGCGCAATATCAGGAATGGAAAGCTCTTCTTCATAAGTACTACAGCCCGTTTCCGGTAGTCGAACATTTTACCAGCGTGAGTCTGGGCTAA
- a CDS encoding spore germination protein has product MHNTDAAGNGSSKVSGLSLSRPLNTSLDETLALVRGIFRNDGTLKVRFIENTHDMRIRCGLIYVEGMIDQELVQNGVIGPVMAWEFKEEEKLDCTVLMEKIRKQIITVSEVTHTSSLTELVTAIVGGQAVFLLDGYAGALQVSVQGWETRAIEEPTTEKTVRGPREGFNESLLVNLTLIRRRVLNPDLKFVFSEIGTRSKTQTCICYMESLASPDILKELQERLGRVDIDHLLDTGYLAELVRDEPYSPFDMIGSTERPDSVVSKLMEGRIAVLIEGTPFALTLPYVFVENFQSGEDYYINYYFASFNRLLRVLGALMSISIPALYVALVTYSQEMVPTLLLLSIATARMSVPFPTVVEALLMLTIFEILREAGARIPASIGQAVSIVGALVLGQAAVDARIVSAPMVIVVGLTGITTLLNPRLTGPLIIVRLLLLVITFFLGLYGYFFGLLGLVIHLMSLRSFGVPYMLGVGSIRPQDIKDTAIRAPWWDMYLRPAIIGVRNMRRKPARKPVKRP; this is encoded by the coding sequence GTGCATAACACTGACGCTGCGGGGAACGGCAGTTCCAAGGTCTCCGGCCTATCTTTATCCAGGCCTCTGAATACCTCACTCGATGAGACGTTGGCTTTAGTCCGCGGGATATTCAGAAATGACGGTACGCTCAAAGTGCGTTTCATAGAGAATACCCATGATATGCGGATCCGCTGCGGGCTGATCTATGTGGAGGGAATGATTGACCAGGAGCTTGTCCAGAACGGGGTGATCGGGCCTGTAATGGCCTGGGAATTCAAGGAGGAAGAGAAGCTGGATTGTACCGTTCTGATGGAGAAAATCCGCAAGCAGATCATCACGGTCAGCGAGGTTACGCATACTTCCAGCCTGACCGAGCTTGTCACAGCAATCGTAGGAGGCCAGGCCGTATTTCTGCTGGACGGCTATGCCGGTGCACTTCAGGTAAGTGTCCAAGGCTGGGAGACCCGGGCGATAGAAGAGCCCACGACGGAAAAAACCGTACGCGGACCTCGGGAGGGCTTCAACGAATCTCTGCTGGTTAATCTGACGCTTATCCGGCGCAGAGTGCTGAACCCGGATTTGAAGTTTGTATTCAGCGAAATCGGCACCCGCTCCAAGACACAGACTTGTATCTGTTATATGGAAAGCCTCGCTTCCCCGGATATTCTTAAGGAGCTTCAGGAGCGGCTTGGCCGGGTGGACATTGACCATCTGCTTGATACAGGTTATCTGGCTGAACTGGTCCGGGATGAGCCATACTCCCCGTTCGATATGATCGGCAGTACAGAACGTCCGGATTCAGTGGTCAGCAAGTTGATGGAAGGCCGTATTGCCGTACTGATTGAAGGAACCCCGTTTGCCCTTACGCTGCCCTATGTTTTTGTAGAGAATTTTCAATCGGGTGAGGATTATTATATTAACTACTATTTCGCCTCATTTAACCGTCTTCTGCGGGTTCTCGGCGCATTGATGTCGATCAGTATCCCGGCACTCTATGTAGCGCTGGTTACCTACAGCCAGGAGATGGTTCCGACGCTGCTCCTGCTGAGCATTGCTACGGCCAGGATGTCTGTTCCGTTTCCGACAGTGGTAGAAGCGCTGCTGATGCTGACGATCTTTGAGATTCTGCGGGAGGCCGGAGCGAGAATTCCCGCTTCCATCGGGCAGGCTGTCAGCATCGTAGGTGCGCTTGTATTGGGACAGGCTGCGGTTGATGCCCGGATCGTGAGTGCGCCGATGGTCATTGTCGTAGGGCTCACCGGAATTACCACACTGCTGAATCCCCGGCTGACAGGCCCGCTGATTATAGTAAGGCTGCTGCTGCTTGTCATAACCTTCTTCCTCGGACTCTATGGCTATTTTTTTGGACTGCTGGGACTGGTTATTCATCTGATGAGCCTGCGTTCCTTTGGCGTTCCTTATATGCTTGGCGTAGGTTCCATCCGCCCGCAGGACATCAAGGATACTGCCATCCGTGCTCCCTGGTGGGATATGTATCTGCGGCCGGCAATTATTGGTGTACGCAATATGAGGCGGAAACCGGCCAGGAAGCCGGTTAAACGGCCATGA
- a CDS encoding glycosyltransferase family 39 protein, giving the protein MSWMKRLGSDVVLLLILLLAAFLYGYGIWNDQYVNTYYTTAVGSMLENFHNFFFASLDSAGSVTVDKPPVTFWIQSLSAYLFGLHGWSVILPQVLAGAGSVLLVYLLVKPAFGRTPARLAALTMALTPVAAAVSRTNNIDAMLVFTLLLAAWFLFRGTRNHKTGSLLAAFGLIGVAFNEKMLQAYMVLPAFYLFYVIAAKVNWKKKTGVLAAGTAVMLAVSLSWAVIVDSIPASQRPYIGSSGTNSVLNLAFGYNGVSRLTGDRSTGGGGGMPGGGAGMFGGGQGMPSWNGGGEMPAMNGTDGRGATGADGRGMPPGQDGGSSSGTPAAPDGSMQEQQPPGRADGSSMQGQAPEGRADGGGRQFGGFGGEGGRGMDGGGGGMFNTGTAGPLRLFQSELSGQASWLLPFVLFGCIAIFAGLRRRNFTQQHKEALFWLAWLVPVMGFFSIAGFFHQYYLIMMAPAVAALTGAGWLKLWNEYRERSGWLSWLLPPAVLATAAFQWYILHPYDDTIGSGWSTGVLAAGAAVTLLLIALRLPKGQKPFTRAAAVLGLLVLLIGPLYWSFTPITYGLNSMTPAAGPDSNDGPGGGGGRDNTTGVDESLLSYLKEHNTGEKYLFAAMDYGTAGPYIIDERESVVILNGFNSSDMPYTTDTLQALVESGKVKYFLVTSGGMGGGRGGGSSEIAEWITENGTEVPAAEWQGTESGFNGGTLYEVILD; this is encoded by the coding sequence ATGAGCTGGATGAAAAGGCTGGGCTCTGATGTTGTACTGTTATTGATTCTGCTGCTTGCGGCATTTCTGTACGGCTACGGAATCTGGAATGATCAATATGTGAATACGTACTATACAACCGCGGTAGGAAGCATGCTGGAGAATTTCCATAATTTCTTCTTCGCATCGCTGGATTCGGCCGGCTCGGTGACGGTAGACAAGCCGCCGGTAACGTTCTGGATTCAGAGCTTGAGCGCGTACCTGTTCGGCCTGCATGGCTGGAGCGTGATCCTGCCGCAGGTGCTTGCCGGAGCCGGCTCGGTGCTGCTCGTATATCTGCTGGTGAAGCCGGCCTTCGGCAGAACACCGGCACGGCTGGCTGCGCTAACGATGGCGCTTACTCCGGTAGCAGCAGCGGTCAGCCGTACGAACAATATCGATGCCATGCTGGTGTTCACGCTGCTGCTTGCCGCCTGGTTTCTGTTCAGGGGAACCAGAAACCATAAAACCGGCAGCCTTCTCGCCGCTTTCGGGCTGATTGGCGTAGCCTTTAACGAGAAGATGCTTCAGGCTTATATGGTTCTGCCGGCCTTTTATCTTTTCTATGTGATCGCTGCCAAAGTGAACTGGAAGAAAAAGACCGGTGTACTCGCAGCCGGCACCGCCGTAATGCTGGCAGTCTCGCTTTCCTGGGCCGTTATTGTCGACTCCATACCAGCCAGCCAACGTCCGTATATAGGCAGCAGCGGCACTAACTCTGTGCTTAACCTGGCCTTCGGCTATAACGGTGTATCCCGTTTGACCGGGGACCGCAGCACCGGCGGCGGCGGCGGAATGCCGGGCGGCGGAGCCGGAATGTTTGGCGGCGGGCAAGGGATGCCTTCATGGAATGGCGGCGGTGAAATGCCGGCCATGAACGGGACGGACGGCCGGGGCGCGACCGGTGCTGACGGCCGGGGGATGCCTCCGGGGCAGGACGGAGGATCGTCCTCCGGAACGCCCGCAGCTCCTGATGGCAGCATGCAGGAACAGCAGCCGCCAGGCAGAGCTGACGGCAGCAGCATGCAAGGCCAGGCGCCCGAAGGCAGAGCTGATGGCGGAGGCCGGCAGTTCGGCGGCTTCGGCGGCGAGGGCGGCCGCGGCATGGATGGAGGCGGAGGCGGCATGTTCAATACCGGCACGGCCGGTCCGCTGCGCCTGTTCCAGTCCGAGCTCTCCGGTCAAGCCAGCTGGCTGCTGCCGTTCGTATTGTTCGGCTGCATCGCGATTTTTGCCGGACTGCGCAGAAGGAACTTTACACAGCAGCATAAAGAAGCGTTATTCTGGCTGGCCTGGCTGGTGCCGGTTATGGGGTTCTTCAGCATCGCCGGGTTCTTCCACCAGTATTACCTGATTATGATGGCGCCGGCAGTGGCGGCATTGACCGGGGCAGGCTGGCTGAAGCTCTGGAATGAATACCGGGAGCGTTCAGGCTGGCTGTCCTGGCTGCTGCCGCCGGCAGTTCTGGCCACAGCCGCGTTTCAGTGGTACATCCTTCATCCGTATGACGATACGATTGGCAGCGGCTGGTCCACCGGTGTTCTGGCTGCGGGAGCCGCTGTGACACTGCTGCTGATTGCACTGCGGCTGCCGAAGGGACAGAAGCCGTTCACCCGCGCCGCGGCTGTTCTTGGACTGCTGGTGCTGCTGATCGGACCGCTCTACTGGTCCTTTACGCCGATTACCTACGGGCTCAACAGCATGACCCCGGCAGCGGGACCTGACAGCAATGATGGCCCCGGTGGCGGAGGCGGTAGAGACAATACCACAGGCGTTGATGAAAGTCTGCTCTCCTATCTGAAAGAGCATAATACCGGCGAAAAATACCTGTTCGCCGCTATGGATTACGGAACAGCCGGACCTTATATCATTGACGAACGCGAATCCGTCGTTATTCTAAACGGGTTCAACAGTTCAGATATGCCATATACCACAGACACGCTGCAGGCGCTTGTTGAGAGCGGGAAGGTGAAATATTTCCTCGTCACCAGCGGAGGTATGGGCGGCGGACGAGGCGGAGGCAGTTCAGAAATCGCGGAATGGATTACAGAGAACGGTACAGAGGTGCCCGC
- a CDS encoding aminoglycoside phosphotransferase family protein codes for MQGKRIGEGRTAEVWEYGEGAILKLYREDIPGEHVDREYTISSYAYAQGVHTPRPLDLITVEGRKGIVFEHIAGKTMLRMIGEQPWQTGDFARQLAVQHYSLHRHAGPDGEGRQKSLLRQQIIAAPMLTMEEKSAVLDHLVKLPEGDCLCHGDFHPDNVLGDGAGWIIDWMTGISGSPAADTARSVILLSMGSMPPGTPFLTRLITSFIRQKLCKGYIREYLKLSGQSYADITAWVLPVAAARLIEGVPLAEKEQLAREVRRRLRSAGFRT; via the coding sequence ATGCAGGGAAAGCGGATTGGAGAAGGCCGGACTGCTGAGGTCTGGGAATATGGGGAAGGAGCCATATTAAAGCTGTACCGGGAGGACATCCCCGGGGAACATGTAGACAGGGAATATACGATTAGCAGTTATGCTTATGCACAGGGAGTACATACGCCGCGTCCGCTTGATCTAATTACAGTAGAGGGCCGGAAAGGCATAGTGTTTGAACATATTGCAGGTAAAACAATGCTGAGAATGATTGGCGAGCAGCCGTGGCAGACCGGAGATTTTGCCAGACAGCTGGCAGTTCAGCATTACAGTCTGCACAGACATGCGGGGCCGGATGGGGAAGGAAGGCAAAAGTCGCTGCTGAGACAGCAAATTATCGCTGCTCCTATGCTTACGATGGAAGAGAAGTCAGCTGTACTGGATCATCTGGTCAAGCTTCCGGAAGGGGACTGTCTATGCCATGGGGATTTTCACCCTGATAATGTGCTTGGAGATGGAGCGGGCTGGATTATTGACTGGATGACCGGGATCTCAGGCAGTCCGGCTGCAGATACGGCGCGGTCTGTTATTCTCCTCAGTATGGGAAGCATGCCTCCGGGGACACCATTTCTCACCAGACTGATTACAAGCTTTATACGGCAAAAGCTGTGCAAGGGCTACATCCGCGAGTATCTGAAGCTTTCAGGCCAATCGTATGCCGACATCACAGCCTGGGTCCTGCCCGTAGCCGCCGCCCGGCTGATCGAAGGGGTTCCGCTTGCCGAGAAGGAGCAGCTCGCCCGCGAAGTCCGCAGACGCCTGCGGTCTGCAGGGTTTCGTACATAA
- a CDS encoding endospore germination permease translates to MGKEIIPAGQSISITVLFITGTSLFMGVAGESGNSNWIALIFAVLLSVPLMLIYARLHRLYPGKDLFDMLLAVFGGIFGRVLCCLYIWYAVHIGALVLRNFGEFSRTVALTSTPMLAPMLVIGLLCVWVVNAGIEVLGRSAKFLLLFTLAITAVIQILAVPKYEYHHLKPLLENGWGPVLSDTAGIFTFPFAEIVIFLGAFGALPPKGSAKRVLLSGLLISGVIMIAISLRNLLMLGPDILSGLYFPSYVAVSRINIGDFLTRIEGSSAIIFVTALFVKVSVCLYAASRGIATVFKLKSYRSVVLQTGLIMVYLAEFIYQDIMQMQYFSYHIYKIYALPFQVIIPVLLWIVAEVIRYNDRQRETGNVPGS, encoded by the coding sequence ATGGGCAAAGAGATTATTCCGGCAGGACAGTCCATCAGTATTACAGTTCTGTTTATTACCGGGACCTCACTGTTTATGGGGGTGGCCGGAGAATCCGGCAACAGTAATTGGATCGCGCTGATTTTTGCTGTTCTGCTGTCAGTCCCTCTTATGCTCATCTATGCGAGACTGCACCGGCTGTATCCCGGCAAGGATCTGTTCGATATGCTGCTTGCTGTATTTGGCGGAATTTTCGGCCGGGTGCTGTGCTGTCTGTACATCTGGTATGCTGTGCATATAGGAGCACTTGTACTGCGCAACTTCGGAGAGTTCAGCAGAACAGTGGCGCTTACCTCCACGCCGATGCTTGCCCCGATGCTGGTCATCGGCCTCCTGTGCGTCTGGGTAGTGAATGCGGGTATCGAGGTGCTTGGGCGCAGCGCCAAATTTTTGCTCCTGTTCACTCTGGCTATAACTGCAGTTATACAAATCCTTGCCGTTCCCAAATATGAATACCATCATTTGAAGCCGCTGCTGGAAAACGGATGGGGGCCTGTTCTGTCGGATACTGCCGGTATATTTACCTTTCCGTTTGCTGAAATTGTAATTTTCCTGGGGGCATTCGGCGCGCTTCCGCCAAAAGGCTCGGCCAAGCGTGTGCTCTTAAGCGGGCTTCTCATTTCCGGAGTGATCATGATTGCGATCTCCTTGCGGAATTTGCTTATGCTGGGGCCGGATATTTTATCCGGGCTGTATTTCCCCTCCTATGTTGCTGTCAGCAGAATCAATATTGGCGATTTTCTGACCAGAATAGAAGGCTCGTCAGCGATCATCTTTGTAACAGCACTGTTTGTAAAGGTAAGCGTATGTTTGTATGCAGCCAGCCGCGGAATAGCCACAGTGTTCAAGCTGAAGAGCTACCGCTCCGTCGTCCTGCAGACAGGCCTTATCATGGTTTATCTGGCGGAGTTCATCTACCAGGATATTATGCAGATGCAGTATTTTTCCTACCATATCTATAAAATCTATGCTCTTCCTTTTCAGGTAATAATCCCTGTATTGTTATGGATTGTGGCAGAGGTTATTCGCTATAATGATAGGCAGAGAGAAACGGGGAACGTCCCCGGGAGCTGA
- a CDS encoding DUF2569 family protein, translating into MGTLIPGNNGPQLMLNEPRGLGGWLILTQIGLYFTFISMAVLTLNSIIPSFQTDVWEALTSPSSPVYDPMWGPLLIFEAVSNIVFMLLSAHCAISSERPVPALSGFLISSGPGGSGIRS; encoded by the coding sequence ATGGGAACCCTGATTCCTGGAAACAACGGGCCGCAGCTTATGCTTAATGAGCCCAGAGGCCTTGGCGGCTGGCTTATTCTTACGCAGATCGGACTGTATTTTACCTTTATAAGCATGGCGGTATTGACTCTTAATTCCATCATTCCCTCTTTTCAGACGGATGTGTGGGAGGCACTTACTTCGCCAAGTTCTCCGGTTTACGATCCCATGTGGGGTCCGCTGCTGATTTTTGAAGCGGTAAGCAATATTGTGTTTATGCTGCTGTCGGCTCACTGCGCGATATCATCAGAACGGCCGGTACCTGCGCTATCTGGATTCCTTATTTCCTCCGGTCCCGGCGGGTCAGGAATACGTTCGTGA
- a CDS encoding MGMT family protein, translating into MTPFTEKVIAIIRSIPEGKVMTYGGVARAAGSPRAARQVVRILHSMSRKYKLPWHRVINAQGRIALGIDESGAMQKLYLLGEGVLFDDNEIIDLEVFGFQPAEEDYLFPPLE; encoded by the coding sequence ATGACACCATTCACAGAAAAGGTTATAGCCATTATAAGAAGTATTCCCGAAGGCAAAGTCATGACCTACGGGGGAGTGGCCCGGGCTGCGGGCAGTCCCCGGGCAGCACGTCAGGTGGTGCGGATTCTCCACTCGATGAGCCGGAAGTACAAGCTGCCCTGGCACAGGGTTATCAATGCCCAAGGCAGAATAGCACTGGGCATTGATGAATCCGGGGCCATGCAGAAGCTGTACCTGCTGGGCGAAGGCGTGCTTTTTGACGATAATGAAATCATCGATCTGGAGGTCTTCGGCTTTCAGCCCGCAGAGGAGGATTATCTTTTCCCGCCTTTGGAGTAG
- a CDS encoding DUF1361 domain-containing protein has translation MKELNYTKVFLLLAGLSLATLAVYRVVSQRTDTFYGFLLWNLFLAWVPLVFSMAAYWLDQRRTSGLLLLPLGIAWLLFFPNAPYLMTDLLHLTIRKNIYFVDGVVQSRYWYDLITLLLFTWSGWLTGFFSLYQFQSVIFRKSNLLLSWVFVLAACALGGYGVLLGRVYRLNSWDVLTDRHQLYQLVIDSLNRQSLFFSLFTAAVLLVIYATLYFLMNGLGAGGTARRSYSKGGKR, from the coding sequence ATGAAAGAACTGAATTACACCAAAGTGTTCCTGCTGCTGGCCGGACTGTCGCTGGCGACGCTGGCGGTCTACCGCGTGGTTTCCCAGCGGACCGATACGTTCTACGGTTTTTTGCTCTGGAATTTGTTCCTCGCCTGGGTTCCCCTGGTTTTCTCGATGGCCGCCTATTGGCTGGATCAGCGAAGAACTTCAGGGCTGCTCCTGCTTCCTCTGGGGATTGCCTGGCTGCTGTTCTTCCCGAACGCGCCGTATCTGATGACCGACCTGCTGCATCTGACCATCAGAAAAAACATTTACTTCGTGGACGGAGTGGTCCAGAGCCGGTACTGGTATGACCTGATTACCCTGCTGCTGTTCACCTGGAGCGGATGGCTGACCGGGTTCTTCTCACTTTACCAATTCCAGAGCGTCATCTTCCGTAAAAGCAATCTGCTGCTCTCCTGGGTGTTCGTGCTTGCGGCGTGTGCGCTGGGCGGTTACGGTGTTCTGCTCGGCAGGGTCTACCGGCTGAACAGCTGGGATGTGCTGACAGACCGGCACCAGCTGTACCAGCTGGTCATTGACAGCCTGAACCGGCAGTCGCTGTTCTTCAGCCTGTTTACCGCTGCGGTGCTGCTGGTCATATACGCGACCCTGTACTTCCTGATGAACGGGCTTGGCGCGGGCGGTACAGCCAGACGGAGCTACTCCAAAGGCGGGAAAAGATAA
- a CDS encoding DJ-1/PfpI family protein, which produces MNTYILIYDGFVQFEVVLAAYFMKTKSEVYTLGLEKRPFDSCEGFSTNPAKVIGELDTGAVDVLVIPGGDTAELARNEKLLELVRRLNAAGTTIAAICGGVEVLKAAGVLEGKRYAGNPAEAVSAGTSVQDNAVVDGNILTALPNGYVDFALELGRMMNIYKDGDDLQETIDFFKYFKAV; this is translated from the coding sequence TTGAATACCTATATTCTTATTTATGACGGGTTTGTACAGTTTGAGGTTGTGCTGGCGGCCTATTTCATGAAAACTAAAAGTGAAGTTTACACTCTAGGACTGGAAAAAAGGCCCTTCGATTCCTGCGAGGGATTCTCTACGAATCCTGCGAAAGTTATTGGGGAGCTGGATACGGGTGCTGTGGACGTGCTTGTTATTCCCGGAGGAGATACTGCGGAGTTGGCCAGGAATGAGAAACTGCTGGAACTGGTCCGCAGGCTGAACGCTGCCGGTACAACGATTGCCGCGATTTGCGGCGGGGTTGAGGTCTTGAAGGCTGCAGGTGTCCTGGAAGGTAAAAGATATGCTGGGAACCCCGCAGAAGCAGTATCTGCAGGCACTTCAGTACAGGATAATGCTGTCGTGGACGGGAACATTCTGACGGCTCTGCCGAACGGGTATGTCGATTTTGCGCTTGAGCTTGGCAGAATGATGAATATTTATAAAGACGGGGACGATCTGCAGGAGACCATAGATTTTTTCAAATACTTCAAGGCAGTCTAG
- a CDS encoding Ger(x)C family spore germination protein — translation MKIFSRMMLLLFCVTGLPGLSGCWNYTEVDDISIVSGVAIDKDPETGKPQVTVEMIDTKGGLEQNQPNFKMLSLSGDTEFEIVREMIAMTGKKLFWSHAKAIIFSEEVARDGLIRAMDWYSRDTETRSDVYIFVASGQTARGVLNMNSTTEAIMSFELAQMMRDEQYVASAPVVEIWDFIDKLETTGHNAVAPLVSIHEENGQKNERVSGTAIFVRDRMVGKLDGDETKSMLFVSNKVRGGVLKVDNKQGVPSYSLEILSNRTKVHPKLADGKIEIQIDTVTETGLDEVMTPEGLKGSESIEAIEKRAAEELQENMLSVIHKLQREYHADIFGLGEVVHENLPGTWAGIKDHWGREFSTLDVKVSSKVVIKSTAKTSRAIRLGD, via the coding sequence ATGAAGATATTTTCCCGAATGATGCTTCTGCTGTTCTGTGTCACGGGTCTGCCGGGCTTGTCCGGCTGCTGGAATTATACGGAGGTGGATGATATATCAATAGTATCAGGTGTAGCCATCGACAAAGATCCGGAAACCGGAAAGCCGCAGGTCACAGTAGAAATGATTGATACGAAAGGCGGATTGGAACAGAATCAGCCTAACTTCAAAATGCTGAGTCTCTCGGGGGATACCGAGTTTGAAATTGTCCGTGAAATGATTGCCATGACCGGCAAAAAGCTGTTCTGGAGCCATGCCAAAGCGATCATTTTCAGTGAAGAGGTGGCCCGTGACGGCCTGATAAGAGCAATGGACTGGTACAGCAGGGATACGGAGACGCGATCGGATGTATATATTTTTGTAGCCAGCGGGCAAACCGCACGCGGAGTGCTTAACATGAACAGTACAACCGAGGCCATTATGTCCTTTGAACTGGCGCAAATGATGCGGGATGAACAATATGTCGCAAGTGCACCTGTGGTGGAAATATGGGATTTTATCGACAAGCTGGAGACCACCGGCCATAATGCCGTGGCTCCGCTGGTCAGTATTCATGAAGAGAATGGCCAAAAAAATGAACGGGTGAGCGGCACCGCCATTTTTGTGAGGGACCGGATGGTCGGGAAATTAGACGGGGACGAAACGAAAAGCATGCTGTTCGTGAGTAATAAAGTCCGCGGTGGCGTGCTGAAGGTAGACAACAAGCAGGGTGTTCCAAGCTATTCGCTGGAGATATTATCGAACCGGACAAAGGTTCATCCCAAGCTGGCAGACGGCAAAATTGAAATTCAGATCGATACGGTAACAGAGACCGGGCTGGATGAGGTGATGACTCCCGAGGGCCTGAAGGGCAGCGAGAGCATAGAAGCTATAGAGAAACGGGCGGCAGAGGAACTGCAGGAGAATATGCTGTCTGTAATCCATAAGCTGCAGCGGGAATATCATGCGGATATTTTCGGCTTAGGCGAAGTTGTACATGAGAACCTGCCCGGAACCTGGGCCGGCATCAAGGATCATTGGGGCAGGGAATTCAGTACGCTGGATGTGAAGGTAAGCTCCAAGGTCGTGATTAAAAGTACCGCCAAAACTTCAAGAGCGATCAGGCTGGGGGACTGA